CACCACGCCGGGGAACTCGTCCAGCTCGCGGAGGAGGACGTTCACCACCAGGTTGGCCTCGCGCTGGTAGCCCTGGTCCGTCAGGGTGGAGCGGCGCGAGGCGATGGCGTCCGCCTCGTCGAAGAAGAGCACCGCGCCCTGCTCCGCGGCGGAGCGGAACACGGCCGAGACGTTCTTCCCCGTCGCCCCCGCCCACTGCGACTCCAGCTCGGCGTAGCGAACCACCAGCAGCCGCCGCCCCAGCGTGTGGGCGATGGCCTCGGCGCAGATCGTCTTCCCGGTCCCCGGCGGCCCGGCGAAGTTGAAGGCCAGCCCCAGCCCGGCGTCGTGCCGCTCCCCCAGCCCCCAGCGCCGGAAGATCAGGTCGTGGTTGTGGATCTGCGCCAGGGCGTGCTCCAGCGCCCGGCGCGTCTCGGGGGGGAGGACCACGTCCGCGAAGGTGCGGTGGGGGACGTGCGCCTCCACCAGCTCGCGGGTGCTGGTCCCCATGAACAGGTCGCGGAACGGATTCGCCATGTGCTCCTCGGTCGGGGGGTCCGCGCCCCCGGAATGCAAGATCCCCACCCGAGCAGCCGCTCGGGTGGGGATCGGGGCCGCGGAACGTCCCCGGCGCCGCTCAGGAAAGGAGGACGTACTGCCGGTACGTGTACTGCCGCAGGCGCTCGAACCGGTAGAACGCCCGGTCCAGCCGGGCGAACGGCTCCTCGAACCGGCCGCGGAGCAGGTACGGCGGGATCATCCGGAAGAAGTACAGTTCCGGGTAGCGCAGCTCCACGCGGAAGTGCCTCCGGAGGATCCCCACCTCGCCGGGGGTGAGCGGGAACTCCTCGTCGTCGCCGTACTTGGGGACGCCGAACCGGCCCACGACGTTCTGCCGGAACCAGATCATCAGCTCGCTCCGCGCGTTGTTCTCCCAGAAGAACCCGCGCCCCCCCGGCCGCACCCGCCCCCGCAGCAGCTCGGCGAACTCGGCGAAGGGCTCGATGTGGTGCAGGATCATGGAGCCGAACGCGAAGTCCACCCGGTCCAGGCGGCCGATCTCCATCGCCTCCATGCAGACCGGCGTCACGTTGTCGATCCCGTTCTCCGCGCAGAACGCGCGCAGGTTCTCGGTGGCCGAGGGGCTGATGTCCACCGCCACCACGTGCGCGCCGCGGCTCGCCAGGAAGAGCGAGGTCGCTCCCCGGCCGCACCCCAGGTCGAGGATCGTCTTCCCACGGACGTCGCCGAAGTGCTCCAGCGCCGCGTGCAGCGCAGGGACGACGGGGTCGTCGTCGTCGGGGAGGCTCACCGTGCTGTACCCCGCCCGCGAGCCCTGGGCGAAGATGTTGTCCCAGAACTCCGCCGCCCCCACCGTCTGCTTGCCGCTCATGGCCTCTCGAATTCGATGTTCGCCGACGGATCGGCTCGCTCAGGCGCCCTGCACCACCCCGCAGGCGATCCGCTCTCCCGCGCCTCCGGCGGGGTCGGAACGATAGTCGTCCGCGCCGGCGTGCACCACCACGGCCGCGCCGTCGGCGTCCAGCAGCCCGTCCTCGCCGCGCAGCGTGCCGCCCGGGGTGGTCACCTGCACGTTCACCGTGGAGTCCTGCCCCACCGTGACGTTGGGCATGTCGCCCATGTGCGGGCCCTGCGGGTTCTGCGTCCCGTGCTG
The DNA window shown above is from Longimicrobiaceae bacterium and carries:
- a CDS encoding ATP-binding protein, with the protein product MANPFRDLFMGTSTRELVEAHVPHRTFADVVLPPETRRALEHALAQIHNHDLIFRRWGLGERHDAGLGLAFNFAGPPGTGKTICAEAIAHTLGRRLLVVRYAELESQWAGATGKNVSAVFRSAAEQGAVLFFDEADAIASRRSTLTDQGYQREANLVVNVLLRELDEFPGVVVFATNLAANFDPAFERRIRTHILFAMPGPEEREQIWRVQLHPVKTPLGDDVDFGALAEAYPASGGDIKNAVLKAAQMAASEPAPDAEKRIRQHHFEEGMRQVLAARSVMGQSLFGEGAPDPWAALAAGGTADDEVRDELGALGVRLAEVEDALTALPERLGRVEGTVGALPD
- a CDS encoding class I SAM-dependent methyltransferase, with protein sequence MSGKQTVGAAEFWDNIFAQGSRAGYSTVSLPDDDDPVVPALHAALEHFGDVRGKTILDLGCGRGATSLFLASRGAHVVAVDISPSATENLRAFCAENGIDNVTPVCMEAMEIGRLDRVDFAFGSMILHHIEPFAEFAELLRGRVRPGGRGFFWENNARSELMIWFRQNVVGRFGVPKYGDDEEFPLTPGEVGILRRHFRVELRYPELYFFRMIPPYLLRGRFEEPFARLDRAFYRFERLRQYTYRQYVLLS